In one window of Nocardia brasiliensis DNA:
- the polA gene encoding DNA polymerase I, with translation MSSPTTAQRPATASATSEVAPGDRPTLMLLDGHSIAYRAFFALPAENFKTVTGQTTNAVYGFTAMLINLLRDEKPTHIATAFDVSRKTFRTEAYPEYKANRSQTPDEFRGQVELTKDVLGAMGIPVMAIEGFEADDIIATLTTQAVAEGFRVLIVSGDRDAIQLVNDNVTVLYPRKGVSDLTRFTPDEVFAKYQLTPAQYPDYAALRGDPSDNLPGIPGVGEKTAAKWIREYGDLNTLVDKVDEVKGKVGDALRANLSSVVLNRQLTEMVRDVPLPYTPDQLAQQPWDRNKIHQLFDDLEFRVLRDRLFDTLAPKEPEAEAGFEISGGALEVGAVAGWLAEHAKAGVRQGVSIVGSGTPGGGDVRALAIAAGDGESGYIDVAVLTPEDEAALGAWLADPAVPKALHEAKAAMHALRGRGWTLGGLTSDTALAAYLVRPGQRSFNLDDLSLRYLRRELRAETDETPQLSLLDDEDTVDAELAQTEMLRARAVADLADALDTELRQIESVPLLADMELPLLGVLATLEDSGIAVDTDQLETLQRQFADKVSEAANAAYEVIGKQINLGSPKQLQVVLFDELDMPKTKRTKTGYTTDADALESLFEKTEHPFLQHLLEHRDATRLKVTVDGLLKCVADDGRIHTTFNQTIAATGRLSSTEPNLQNIPIRTDTGRQIRDTFVVGAGYESLMTADYSQIEMRIMAHLSGDEGLIEAFNSGEDLHTFVASKAFDIPLAEVTPELRRRIKAMSYGLAYGLSSYGLAAQLKISTTEAKEQMDVYFDRFGGIRDYLYEVVEQARKVGYTSTLFGRRRYLPDLDSSNRQRREAAERMALNAPIQGTAADIIKVAMINVHKAIQEAGLRSRMLLQIHDELLFEVAEGEKETLEALAKSQMSAAIHLSVPLDVSVGTGRSWDSAAH, from the coding sequence GTGAGTTCACCCACGACTGCGCAGCGTCCTGCCACCGCGTCCGCCACCAGCGAAGTCGCGCCGGGAGACCGGCCGACGCTGATGTTGCTGGACGGGCATTCGATCGCCTATCGCGCGTTCTTCGCGCTACCGGCGGAGAACTTCAAAACGGTGACCGGGCAGACCACCAACGCGGTGTACGGATTCACCGCGATGCTGATCAACCTGCTGCGCGACGAGAAGCCGACGCATATCGCGACGGCGTTCGACGTGTCGCGCAAGACGTTCCGCACCGAGGCGTACCCGGAGTACAAGGCCAACCGGTCGCAGACCCCGGACGAGTTCCGCGGGCAGGTCGAACTCACCAAGGACGTGCTCGGCGCGATGGGCATCCCGGTGATGGCGATCGAGGGCTTCGAGGCCGACGACATCATCGCCACGCTCACCACGCAGGCGGTGGCGGAGGGCTTCCGGGTGCTGATCGTCTCCGGTGACCGCGACGCCATCCAGCTCGTCAACGACAACGTGACCGTGCTCTACCCGCGCAAGGGCGTCTCCGATCTCACCCGGTTCACCCCCGACGAGGTGTTCGCGAAGTATCAGCTCACCCCCGCCCAGTACCCGGACTACGCGGCCCTGCGCGGCGACCCGAGCGACAACCTGCCCGGCATTCCCGGCGTGGGGGAGAAGACCGCGGCCAAGTGGATTCGCGAATACGGCGACCTGAACACCCTCGTCGACAAGGTGGACGAGGTGAAGGGCAAGGTCGGCGACGCGCTGCGGGCGAACCTGAGCAGCGTGGTGCTCAACCGTCAGCTCACCGAGATGGTGCGCGACGTGCCGCTGCCGTACACGCCCGACCAGCTGGCGCAGCAGCCGTGGGACCGCAACAAGATCCATCAGCTCTTCGACGATCTGGAGTTCCGCGTGCTGCGGGACCGGCTGTTCGACACGCTGGCCCCGAAGGAGCCCGAGGCCGAGGCCGGTTTCGAGATCAGCGGTGGCGCGCTCGAGGTCGGCGCGGTGGCCGGTTGGCTCGCCGAGCACGCGAAGGCCGGTGTGCGGCAGGGTGTCTCGATCGTCGGCAGCGGTACGCCCGGCGGCGGTGACGTGCGCGCGCTCGCCATCGCGGCGGGCGACGGCGAGAGCGGTTACATCGACGTCGCCGTACTGACCCCGGAAGACGAAGCGGCCCTCGGTGCCTGGCTCGCCGACCCTGCGGTGCCGAAGGCGCTGCACGAGGCCAAGGCGGCGATGCACGCGCTGCGTGGGCGCGGCTGGACGTTGGGCGGACTCACCAGCGATACCGCGCTCGCCGCGTACCTGGTCCGTCCCGGGCAGCGCAGCTTCAACCTCGACGACCTGTCCCTGCGCTACCTGCGCCGGGAACTGCGCGCCGAGACCGACGAGACCCCGCAGCTGTCGCTGCTCGACGACGAGGACACCGTCGACGCCGAACTCGCGCAGACCGAGATGCTGCGCGCCAGGGCGGTCGCCGACCTCGCCGACGCCCTCGACACCGAGCTGCGGCAGATCGAATCGGTGCCGCTGCTTGCCGACATGGAACTGCCGCTGCTCGGTGTGCTTGCCACGCTGGAGGATTCGGGCATCGCGGTCGACACCGATCAGCTCGAGACGTTGCAGCGGCAATTCGCCGACAAGGTGAGCGAGGCCGCCAACGCCGCCTACGAGGTGATCGGCAAACAGATCAACCTCGGCTCGCCGAAGCAGCTGCAGGTGGTGCTGTTCGACGAGCTCGACATGCCGAAGACCAAGCGCACCAAGACCGGCTACACCACCGACGCCGACGCGCTGGAGTCGCTGTTCGAGAAGACCGAGCATCCGTTCCTGCAGCACCTGCTCGAGCACCGGGACGCGACCCGGCTCAAGGTGACCGTCGACGGCCTGCTCAAGTGCGTCGCCGACGACGGCCGCATCCACACCACCTTCAACCAGACCATCGCGGCCACCGGCCGGCTCTCCTCGACCGAGCCGAACCTGCAGAACATCCCGATCCGCACCGACACGGGCAGGCAGATCCGCGACACGTTCGTCGTCGGCGCCGGCTACGAGTCGTTGATGACCGCCGACTACAGCCAGATCGAGATGCGCATCATGGCGCACCTGTCCGGCGACGAAGGCCTCATCGAGGCGTTCAATTCCGGTGAGGACCTGCACACGTTCGTCGCGTCCAAGGCGTTCGACATCCCGCTCGCCGAGGTGACGCCCGAGCTGCGCCGCCGCATCAAGGCCATGTCCTATGGCCTCGCCTACGGTCTCAGCTCCTACGGCCTTGCCGCCCAGCTGAAGATCAGCACCACCGAGGCCAAAGAGCAGATGGACGTCTACTTCGACCGGTTCGGCGGCATCCGCGACTACCTGTACGAGGTCGTCGAGCAGGCCCGCAAGGTCGGCTACACCTCCACCCTGTTCGGCCGTCGCCGCTACCTGCCCGACCTCGACTCCAGCAACCGGCAACGCCGCGAGGCCGCCGAGCGGATGGCACTCAACGCCCCCATCCAGGGCACCGCCGCCGACATCATCAAGGTGGCGATGATCAACGTGCACAAGGCGATCCAGGAGGCAGGCCTGCGTTCACGCATGCTGCTCCAGATCCACGACGAACTGCTCTTCGAGGTAGCCGAAGGAGAAAAGGAAACCCTCGAGGCCCTCGCCAAGTCCCAGATGTCCGCCGCCATCCACCTCTCCGTCCCCCTCGACGTCTCCGTAGGCACCGGCCGCAGCTGGGACTCCGCCGCCCACTAA
- a CDS encoding FAD-dependent monooxygenase, translated as MSGIRVLVAGASIAGPALAHWLHRRGATVTVVERAAELRPGGQAVDARGVTKEVIQRMGLDAAVRAARTETAGAHTVDADGNVLETFRADDDGGDGFIAEIEILRGDLAQVLYDDTRDSVEYRFDDRIAGLTQDADGVDVTFAGGDRRRFDLVVGADGLHSALRAMVFGPHEHCVRHLGHVLAFYSLPNEFELDRWLIDYQEPGRSAMLRPIQDATRAMALFSFSAPNFDVDYRDTEAQKRLLRERMSGMGWLAPRILAHLDDAPDFYLDQVAQVVLDRWSKGRVGLLGDAAFSSSPMSGQGTGLALVGAYLLAGELAAADWHPEIGFAAYEQRMRSFVEANQEIGRLHAHSRDLPGPDAEPAPDFTGAWFAELIERALNGVELPDYAGVPDSGVRTRSTNP; from the coding sequence GTGAGCGGTATCAGGGTGTTGGTGGCGGGAGCGAGCATCGCGGGGCCCGCGCTGGCCCATTGGCTGCACCGGCGTGGAGCGACAGTGACCGTGGTGGAGCGGGCGGCCGAGCTGCGTCCAGGTGGTCAGGCGGTGGACGCGCGCGGGGTGACCAAGGAGGTCATCCAGCGGATGGGGCTGGACGCGGCGGTGCGCGCGGCCCGCACCGAGACCGCGGGCGCGCACACCGTCGACGCGGACGGGAACGTGCTCGAGACCTTCCGCGCGGACGACGACGGCGGCGACGGATTCATCGCCGAGATCGAGATCCTGCGCGGCGACCTGGCCCAGGTCCTCTACGACGACACCCGCGACAGCGTCGAGTATCGCTTCGACGACCGGATCGCCGGACTCACCCAGGACGCGGACGGCGTCGACGTCACCTTCGCCGGCGGCGATCGGCGCCGCTTCGACCTCGTGGTCGGGGCGGACGGACTGCATTCCGCCCTGCGCGCCATGGTTTTCGGGCCGCACGAGCACTGCGTCCGGCACCTCGGGCACGTGCTCGCCTTCTACAGTCTGCCCAACGAATTCGAACTGGATCGCTGGCTGATCGACTATCAGGAGCCGGGACGCTCCGCCATGCTGCGGCCCATCCAGGACGCCACCCGCGCGATGGCCCTGTTCTCCTTCTCCGCGCCCAACTTCGACGTCGACTACCGCGACACCGAAGCGCAGAAGCGCCTGCTGCGCGAGCGGATGAGCGGCATGGGCTGGCTGGCTCCGCGCATTCTCGCGCACCTGGACGACGCCCCGGACTTCTATCTCGACCAGGTCGCCCAGGTGGTGCTGGACCGCTGGTCGAAAGGTCGCGTGGGACTGCTCGGCGACGCGGCGTTCAGCTCGTCCCCGATGTCCGGGCAGGGCACCGGACTGGCCCTGGTCGGCGCCTACCTGCTGGCCGGCGAACTCGCCGCCGCCGATTGGCATCCCGAGATCGGCTTCGCCGCCTACGAGCAGCGGATGCGCTCGTTCGTCGAAGCCAACCAGGAGATCGGCCGCTTGCACGCCCACAGCCGCGACCTCCCCGGCCCGGACGCCGAACCCGCCCCCGATTTCACCGGAGCATGGTTCGCCGAGCTGATCGAGCGCGCACTCAACGGCGTCGAACTCCCCGACTACGCGGGGGTGCCGGACTCGGGCGTCCGCACCCGGTCGACCAACCCGTAG
- a CDS encoding TetR/AcrR family transcriptional regulator has product MTEAKAKRRADAERSRADILAAATRLLADRPEVGLAAIAAAAGVTRQTVYAHFASREELLHAVVDHTTARAVAAMDAADLDSGTATEALLRMLDVGWQFFRKSPGPEHLGAFAPHRDRDRHVPVEARLLQLIQRGCRAGEFDTDANPQWLVAAIIAVSHAAGEQVRADHMSVAQAQKSLRDTVVRLVQAH; this is encoded by the coding sequence TTGACCGAGGCGAAGGCGAAGCGGCGCGCGGACGCCGAACGCAGCAGGGCCGACATCCTGGCCGCGGCAACCCGTTTGCTCGCCGACCGACCCGAGGTCGGCCTGGCGGCCATCGCCGCCGCGGCCGGGGTCACCCGTCAAACCGTGTACGCACACTTCGCCTCGCGCGAAGAGCTACTGCACGCGGTCGTCGATCACACGACCGCGCGCGCCGTCGCCGCCATGGACGCGGCGGATCTCGACAGCGGCACCGCGACCGAGGCCCTGCTGCGCATGCTGGACGTCGGCTGGCAGTTCTTCCGAAAGTCCCCCGGCCCCGAACACTTAGGCGCGTTCGCGCCCCACCGCGACCGCGACCGCCACGTCCCGGTCGAAGCACGGCTCCTGCAGTTGATCCAACGCGGGTGCCGCGCAGGCGAATTCGATACCGACGCCAACCCGCAGTGGCTGGTCGCCGCGATCATCGCGGTCAGCCATGCGGCGGGCGAGCAGGTGCGCGCGGACCACATGTCGGTAGCACAGGCACAGAAGTCGTTGCGCGACACGGTCGTTCGGCTCGTGCAAGCGCACTGA
- a CDS encoding nuclear transport factor 2 family protein: MNHAPTRSAEQLVAAFFSDYTAAAMDLDNDPAEVIDRFHTSDIVQLADGVRLDRDRLVAHIKPVRKNLRDYRFEVHEAFMDGARFAARMTIHAEMRNRGTVASEVFMFGEFAPDGRLRRAEQLTRTVRGA; encoded by the coding sequence ATGAACCACGCACCGACCCGCTCAGCCGAGCAACTCGTCGCCGCCTTTTTCTCCGACTACACCGCTGCGGCCATGGACCTGGACAACGATCCGGCCGAGGTGATCGATCGCTTCCACACCAGCGACATCGTGCAGCTCGCCGACGGTGTCCGGCTCGACCGCGACCGCCTCGTCGCGCACATCAAGCCGGTACGAAAGAATCTGCGCGACTATCGATTCGAGGTGCACGAGGCGTTCATGGACGGCGCCCGGTTCGCCGCGCGCATGACCATCCACGCCGAGATGCGCAATAGGGGCACCGTCGCCTCCGAGGTCTTCATGTTCGGCGAGTTCGCGCCGGACGGCAGGTTACGGCGGGCCGAACAGCTCACCAGGACGGTGCGGGGCGCATGA
- a CDS encoding DUF1772 domain-containing protein: MNETSTLIAPVRGLALLTTGLLAGAFGYGAANIAPTFHRVPLQMRLEFHTELMKNNSVSMQLTMAAAALSCLGLTFLLRGRARALAGGAVALVVTTFLVTRLGNVPINHQINRWVVEGAPADYLSILTRWDYFHYLRTGTALAAFLGIIVLVLRSRTAERAQ; the protein is encoded by the coding sequence ATGAACGAGACCTCGACGTTGATAGCCCCCGTGCGGGGGCTGGCGCTGCTCACCACCGGGCTGCTGGCCGGTGCGTTCGGCTACGGCGCGGCCAATATCGCACCGACCTTCCATCGGGTGCCGCTGCAGATGCGCCTGGAGTTCCACACCGAGCTGATGAAGAACAACAGCGTCAGCATGCAGCTCACCATGGCCGCGGCGGCATTGAGCTGCCTCGGGCTGACCTTCCTGCTGCGGGGCCGGGCCCGTGCCCTCGCCGGTGGCGCCGTCGCGTTGGTCGTGACGACCTTCCTCGTCACCCGGCTGGGGAACGTGCCGATCAATCATCAGATCAACCGCTGGGTCGTGGAAGGCGCACCGGCCGACTATCTTTCGATCCTCACCCGCTGGGACTATTTCCACTATCTGCGCACCGGCACCGCGCTCGCCGCATTCCTCGGGATCATCGTGCTCGTCCTGCGGTCGCGCACTGCCGAACGCGCACAGTAG
- a CDS encoding MerR family transcriptional regulator: MLTIGQLAATAGVTVRHYHQIGLLPEPERDASGYRRYRPQAAVDLIRIRTLAAAGVPLARIDALLHAHPAEFDAAITDIDAALRRKIDELVEYRRRIAELASGEKLVLPPDVVAVLDRMRRLGIGEQRVRLERDAWILMRALDPDLLPRRIADKHAGLDDPETVRRYLACDRAADWDPHDPRVDRLIDDLDAQAIEDEHTTGQPGYLKLVTAQIAAAAPAWQRIVEVLSHRAAQRRKAMHSS; the protein is encoded by the coding sequence GTGCTCACGATCGGCCAGCTGGCGGCCACCGCCGGCGTCACCGTGCGCCATTACCACCAGATCGGCTTGCTGCCCGAGCCCGAGCGCGACGCCTCGGGCTACCGCCGCTACCGCCCGCAGGCGGCGGTGGATCTGATCCGGATCAGAACACTCGCTGCTGCCGGTGTCCCGCTGGCCAGGATCGACGCGCTGCTGCACGCGCACCCGGCCGAATTCGACGCCGCCATCACCGATATCGACGCGGCACTGCGGCGCAAGATCGATGAGTTGGTCGAATACCGCCGCCGGATCGCCGAATTGGCCAGCGGCGAAAAGCTGGTCCTGCCACCCGATGTGGTCGCCGTCCTGGACCGGATGCGCCGGCTCGGCATCGGCGAGCAGCGGGTCCGGCTCGAACGTGACGCGTGGATCCTGATGCGGGCGCTCGACCCGGACCTGCTGCCCCGGCGGATCGCGGACAAGCACGCAGGCCTCGACGATCCCGAGACCGTGCGCCGGTATCTGGCCTGCGATCGAGCGGCCGACTGGGATCCGCACGACCCGCGGGTGGACCGGCTCATCGACGACCTGGACGCCCAGGCGATCGAGGATGAGCACACCACCGGACAACCCGGTTACCTGAAGCTGGTGACCGCGCAGATCGCCGCGGCGGCACCAGCCTGGCAACGCATTGTCGAGGTGCTGTCACATCGGGCGGCGCAGCGCCGAAAGGCCATGCACAGCAGCTGA
- a CDS encoding alpha/beta hydrolase, with protein MTKSTSSTLPVAPIGEFHEIEGRRVFAHRAGAGGPAVVFLPGASAVGLDYFGVQQRVSRFTTAVLYDRGGTGYSDAVPLPRSAAAVATELRALLRAQHLAAPYVFAAHSLGGAYAYRFAQLFPQDVAGLVWLDAFHHDWDEFMSPEASSAAIGGGAPDPAQLDRLRPMVHAMHTELLADYPEHLRRPLVEAKCTDAWLRSGIAERSALTGLAAELRAGPALPDVPVIALTVLGTDPAQPLPWQAMNEAKTRMDAALVDSVTHGEQRLLTDTCHHRLCFDRPDAVVQAVRDVVDRVDRRGP; from the coding sequence ATGACCAAGAGCACCTCATCCACTCTGCCTGTAGCACCGATCGGCGAATTCCACGAGATCGAAGGGCGGCGGGTCTTCGCGCACCGGGCGGGGGCAGGCGGGCCCGCGGTGGTGTTCCTGCCTGGTGCGAGCGCGGTCGGGTTGGACTATTTCGGGGTCCAGCAACGGGTTTCGCGGTTCACCACGGCTGTGCTCTACGACCGCGGCGGCACCGGGTACAGCGACGCGGTGCCACTGCCGCGCAGCGCTGCCGCGGTGGCCACCGAGCTGCGGGCGTTGCTGCGCGCTCAACATCTGGCCGCTCCTTACGTTTTCGCGGCGCACTCGCTCGGCGGCGCCTACGCGTATCGGTTCGCGCAGCTGTTCCCGCAGGACGTCGCCGGGCTGGTGTGGCTGGACGCATTTCATCACGACTGGGACGAATTCATGTCGCCCGAGGCGAGTTCGGCCGCCATCGGGGGTGGTGCACCCGATCCGGCTCAGCTCGACCGACTGCGCCCGATGGTGCACGCGATGCACACCGAGCTGCTCGCCGACTACCCGGAACACCTGCGGCGGCCGCTGGTCGAGGCCAAGTGCACCGACGCGTGGTTGCGCTCCGGCATCGCCGAGCGCAGCGCACTCACCGGGCTCGCCGCCGAACTGCGGGCCGGGCCCGCACTGCCGGACGTCCCGGTGATCGCGCTCACCGTGCTCGGCACCGATCCCGCCCAGCCGTTGCCGTGGCAGGCGATGAACGAAGCCAAGACCAGAATGGATGCGGCCCTGGTGGATTCGGTCACGCACGGGGAGCAGCGGCTGCTCACCGACACCTGCCACCACCGGTTGTGCTTCGACCGTCCCGATGCCGTGGTCCAGGCGGTGCGCGACGTGGTCGACCGGGTCGATCGACGCGGCCCCTAG
- a CDS encoding beta-class carbonic anhydrase: MTVTDEYLQNNAVYASTFTGPLPLPPAKHVAVVACMDARLNVYGALGIQEGESHVIRNAGGVVTADEIRSLAISQRLLGTREIILIHHTDCGMLTFTDDEFRASILQDTGIKPEWAAEAFSDLETDVRQSIARIKASPFVVHKDSIRGFIFDVATGKLNEVIAD; the protein is encoded by the coding sequence ATGACTGTGACCGACGAGTATCTGCAGAACAACGCCGTCTACGCGAGCACCTTCACCGGACCGCTGCCGTTGCCGCCCGCCAAGCATGTCGCGGTGGTCGCGTGCATGGACGCCAGGCTGAATGTCTATGGCGCACTGGGCATCCAGGAGGGCGAGTCGCATGTGATCCGGAACGCGGGCGGCGTCGTCACCGCCGACGAGATCCGCTCGCTGGCGATCAGTCAGCGGCTGCTCGGCACCCGCGAGATCATCCTGATCCACCACACCGACTGCGGCATGCTGACTTTCACCGACGACGAGTTCCGGGCGTCGATCCTGCAGGACACCGGCATCAAGCCCGAATGGGCCGCCGAGGCGTTCAGTGACCTGGAAACCGATGTGCGCCAATCGATCGCGCGCATCAAGGCGAGCCCCTTCGTCGTGCACAAGGACTCGATCCGCGGCTTCATCTTCGACGTCGCCACGGGCAAGCTGAACGAAGTGATCGCCGACTGA
- a CDS encoding 2-keto-3-deoxygluconate kinase: protein MTILTLDTDTFQSAAPRGLRAESIGLTPAQFHDRYCEHSGPIRLGDWSPAGSRGAAFTATLEFTDHLRTVIASGSPVAAMTSALYDEGYPVEILQFHQRRTPEGTATFVQCECNGRRGWGAALADDGAESTVRAMIAGVNLLGH, encoded by the coding sequence ATGACCATCCTCACCCTTGATACAGACACGTTCCAGTCCGCCGCGCCCAGGGGGCTGCGCGCCGAAAGCATCGGCCTCACCCCGGCGCAATTCCACGACCGCTACTGCGAGCACAGCGGGCCGATCCGGCTCGGCGACTGGTCGCCCGCGGGCAGCCGCGGCGCGGCATTCACCGCCACGCTGGAATTCACCGACCACCTGCGCACAGTCATCGCCTCCGGTAGCCCGGTCGCGGCGATGACCTCGGCCCTTTACGACGAGGGCTACCCGGTCGAGATCCTGCAGTTCCATCAGCGCCGCACCCCCGAGGGCACCGCGACCTTCGTGCAGTGCGAATGCAACGGCAGGCGCGGCTGGGGCGCGGCCCTGGCCGATGACGGCGCCGAGTCGACGGTGCGCGCGATGATCGCGGGCGTCAACCTGCTCGGTCACTGA
- the trxA gene encoding thioredoxin translates to MATQTLTQQNFDEVVTGNDVVLVDFWAEWCGPCKSFAPTFEASSEKHSDVVHGKVDTESEQGLAAAANIRSIPTIMAFREGVLVFAQPGALPPAALEDLVTQVKALDMDEVRKQLAEQQAGAEQ, encoded by the coding sequence ATGGCCACCCAGACGCTGACCCAACAGAATTTCGATGAGGTAGTCACCGGAAACGACGTGGTACTCGTCGATTTCTGGGCTGAGTGGTGCGGCCCGTGCAAGAGCTTCGCGCCGACCTTCGAGGCCTCGTCGGAAAAGCACAGCGATGTCGTACACGGCAAGGTCGACACCGAGTCCGAGCAGGGGCTCGCGGCCGCCGCCAACATTCGCTCGATCCCGACCATCATGGCCTTCCGCGAGGGCGTGCTCGTGTTCGCACAGCCCGGCGCCCTGCCGCCCGCCGCACTCGAGGACCTGGTCACCCAGGTGAAGGCGCTCGACATGGACGAGGTGCGCAAGCAGCTCGCCGAGCAGCAGGCCGGCGCCGAGCAGTAA
- a CDS encoding isocitrate/isopropylmalate dehydrogenase family protein produces MTDRTDGPVRLGLIDGDGIGPEVVRAARLVVDEAVAAAGGTPIAWVPLLIGHRAIEEYGNPLPEATLAALDAVDAWILGPHDNASYPAEHRAAPGGAIRKRFGLYANIRPARAFAGVRALAPAIDLVIVRENSEGFYADRNMFAGSGEFRATEDVAMAVGVVTRQACERIAHEALRLAATRRKRLTIVHKANVLPMTMGLFRDVCYEIAHAYPGVEVDDEHVDATAAHLVRAAADYDVLVTENLFGDILSDLAGELSGSLGVAASLNCSATRAMAQAVHGAAPTLAGHNRANPAALQLSAAMLLRWLGTREGDRRNTAALSQAAERVERAVAATFEAGIATADLGGLASTSEFTEQVCARVHRR; encoded by the coding sequence GTGACGGATCGAACCGACGGGCCGGTGCGGCTCGGACTGATCGACGGTGACGGCATCGGGCCGGAGGTGGTGCGAGCCGCCCGGTTGGTCGTCGACGAGGCCGTGGCGGCGGCGGGCGGCACGCCGATCGCGTGGGTGCCGCTGCTCATCGGGCATCGGGCGATCGAGGAGTACGGAAACCCGCTGCCGGAAGCGACCCTCGCCGCGCTCGACGCGGTCGACGCCTGGATTCTCGGTCCGCACGACAACGCGTCGTATCCGGCCGAGCACCGCGCCGCGCCGGGCGGCGCGATCCGGAAACGGTTCGGCCTGTACGCCAACATCCGCCCCGCGCGGGCCTTCGCCGGTGTGCGCGCGCTCGCGCCCGCCATCGACCTGGTGATCGTCCGGGAGAACAGCGAGGGCTTCTACGCCGATCGCAATATGTTCGCCGGATCGGGGGAGTTTCGCGCCACCGAGGATGTGGCCATGGCGGTCGGCGTGGTGACCCGTCAAGCATGTGAGCGAATTGCGCACGAGGCACTCCGGCTCGCCGCTACGCGACGTAAGCGACTGACCATTGTGCACAAGGCGAACGTGCTCCCGATGACCATGGGCTTGTTCCGTGACGTTTGCTATGAGATTGCGCACGCCTATCCGGGCGTTGAGGTGGACGACGAACACGTCGACGCGACGGCCGCGCATCTGGTGCGCGCCGCGGCCGATTACGACGTGCTGGTCACCGAGAATCTGTTCGGCGACATCCTCTCCGATCTGGCCGGTGAGCTCAGCGGATCGCTCGGTGTGGCCGCCTCGCTGAACTGCTCGGCCACCCGCGCGATGGCGCAGGCGGTGCACGGCGCGGCCCCCACACTGGCCGGGCACAACCGCGCGAATCCCGCCGCGTTGCAACTGTCGGCGGCAATGCTGTTGCGCTGGTTGGGAACTCGCGAGGGTGACCGGCGCAACACCGCCGCGCTGAGCCAGGCCGCCGAGCGGGTCGAACGCGCCGTCGCCGCCACCTTCGAGGCCGGCATCGCCACCGCCGACCTGGGCGGACTGGCCTCGACGAGCGAGTTCACCGAACAAGTTTGTGCTAGGGTCCACCGCCGGTAG
- a CDS encoding ABC transporter substrate-binding protein, giving the protein MCVLAGGALVLTGCSNTEDSGPAVEKVQGIEKVDSIAAQLPDKIKQSGKLIVGVNIPYQPNEYKDPSGKIVGFDVDLMDAVAATLGVKAEYLESAFEKIIPTIQAGTYDLGMSSITDSKEREQQVDFTTYFSAGIQWAQQKGKPIDPNNACGKRVAVQATTVEHTEEVPAKSAKCVAEGKPAIDMKSFEDQSAATNALVLGQVDAMSADSPVTAYAIKQSDGKLEKAGAAFDSAPYGWAFAKGSPLAPVLQQAVQHLIDNGKYLEIAKAWGVEEGAIAKSVINGAVS; this is encoded by the coding sequence ATGTGTGTACTCGCCGGCGGCGCACTGGTGCTGACGGGCTGTAGTAATACCGAAGACTCCGGACCCGCGGTAGAGAAGGTGCAGGGGATCGAGAAGGTCGACTCGATCGCCGCGCAGCTGCCCGACAAGATCAAACAGTCCGGCAAGCTGATCGTCGGCGTGAACATCCCCTACCAGCCGAACGAATACAAGGACCCCAGCGGCAAGATCGTGGGCTTCGACGTCGACCTGATGGACGCTGTCGCCGCCACGCTCGGGGTCAAGGCCGAGTACCTCGAGTCCGCGTTCGAGAAGATCATTCCCACGATTCAAGCCGGTACCTACGACCTCGGCATGTCCTCGATCACCGACTCCAAGGAACGTGAGCAGCAGGTCGACTTCACCACCTACTTCAGCGCGGGCATCCAGTGGGCCCAGCAGAAGGGTAAGCCGATAGACCCGAACAACGCCTGCGGTAAGCGGGTCGCGGTACAGGCCACCACTGTCGAGCACACCGAAGAGGTGCCCGCCAAGAGCGCCAAGTGCGTCGCCGAGGGCAAGCCCGCTATCGACATGAAGTCGTTCGAGGATCAGAGCGCGGCCACCAATGCCCTGGTGCTCGGACAGGTCGACGCGATGTCGGCCGACTCCCCGGTCACCGCGTACGCGATCAAGCAGAGCGACGGCAAGCTCGAAAAAGCCGGCGCCGCTTTCGATTCCGCTCCCTACGGCTGGGCGTTCGCGAAGGGCTCGCCGCTGGCCCCCGTCCTGCAGCAGGCCGTGCAGCACCTGATCGACAACGGAAAGTACCTGGAGATCGCGAAGGCGTGGGGCGTCGAGGAAGGCGCGATCGCCAAGTCGGTCATCAACGGTGCCGTGAGCTGA